A window of Longimicrobium sp. genomic DNA:
ATGACCCGTCGCCACCAGATCGCCGCCGCCGTCTGCATCCTTCTGGTGCCCATCCTGGTGTGGGCCGCCGTTCGCCTGGGCGACGCGAGCGACGCTCCCGAGCGCCCGCGCGCCCCGGCCGCCGCCGCCGAGGCCGTGCAGGGGCTTCACGTCGACCTGCCGCGCGACGTGGCCGAGCTGCTGCGCGGTGGCCGGAACTGGCGCGCGGCCCGCCGGCTGCGCGAGCTCACGAGTCCGCAAAGCGACCCCGAGCTCCTTCTCGTCGCCGCCAAGGCCGAGGCGGGGTGGGGCGGATGGGACAACGTCCGCGGGCTGCTGGAAGGCAAGCCCTGGCTGGAGCGGGTGGGCAGCGGCGACGGGTGGTACCTGCTGGGCCGCGCGCGCGAAGAGCAGGGAAAGTGGAACGAGGCCGCCGAGGCGTACGCCCGCTACGTACAGCTGCGGGCAGACACGGGCACGGCCGCCCGGCGCGGCGAGCGGGCCGTAGGCGAGCTGCGGCACGCGCTGGTGCTGCTGCGCGCCGGCCGCGCGGACGACGGCATCCGCGCGCTGGACCACGCCCGTACGCATGTGCCGGCGGTGTCGGGATGGGTGACCATCCTCGCGGCCGAGGCGCTGGCCAGCCGCGGCGACACGGCCCGGGTGCGCGCGTTCCTGGACGAGGTGGAAGATCTTCCCTCGCCCTCGCGCGGGCGCCGCGCGCGGCTGCAGGCGCACCTGGTGGCGAACGCTGCGGCGGGCGCGCGGGCCCTGGCCGTGCGCTTTCGCGAGCAGGCGACCGAGCCTGGGGAGCGCGCGGAGATGGCCGTGGCGGCGGCGCGCGGCGCGCGGGCGGCGGGGGACGCGTCCGCGGCGATGGAGCTGCTGCGCGCGGCCATGCGCGAGGCGCCGGCGAGCGGGCCGGCCATCGAGGCGGCGCGGACCATCGGCGGGATGGCGGGGCTGACCCCCGCGGACCGGCTGGCGATCGCCACGGTGTACGATCGCCATGGCAACAAGGCGCGGGCGGCGGATGGCTATCGCGCCTGGCTGGCCGCGAATCCCACCGACGCGCCGGTGAGGCTGCGGCTGGCGAACGCGCTGTTCGCGGCCGGGCGGTACGCGGAGGTGGATGCGGCGGCGCGCCCGCTGTTCGGCGCCGCGCCCGAGACGGCCGCGCAGGCGATGTACGTCACCGGCCGCGCCCAGTTCCGGCGCGGCGCGCGTGCCGAGGCGCGGCAGACCTGGGTGACCGCGGCGGAGCGCTTCCCGGGCGTAGCCCCCGCCGCCGAGGCGCTGTTCATGGTGGCCGACATGAGCCACGACGCGGGCGACGCGACCGGGGCGCGCGCCGCCTACCGCCGCGTGGCGGACCGCTTTCCCGCCACGGAGCGCGCAGGGCTGGCGCTGATGCGGCTCGGGGGGATGGCGTTCCTGGCGCGCGACTACGCCGGGGCGGCTGCTGCGTTCGACCAGTACCGCACGCGCACGCCGTCCGGCAGCTTCTGGCCGCAGGCGGCGTACTGGGCCGCCCGCGCCCGCGCTGCCCGCGGCGACAGCGCCGGGGCCGGGGCGCTGTACCGCGAGGTGCGCACCCGCGAGCCGCTGTCGTACTATGCCCTGCGGTCCGCCGAACGCCTGCGGCAGCCGTACTGGCCCATCCCGCTGCGGCAGGACCCGGCGGACGATGCGGCGGCGCGGGACAAGGTG
This region includes:
- a CDS encoding transglycosylase SLT domain-containing protein — protein: MTRRHQIAAAVCILLVPILVWAAVRLGDASDAPERPRAPAAAAEAVQGLHVDLPRDVAELLRGGRNWRAARRLRELTSPQSDPELLLVAAKAEAGWGGWDNVRGLLEGKPWLERVGSGDGWYLLGRAREEQGKWNEAAEAYARYVQLRADTGTAARRGERAVGELRHALVLLRAGRADDGIRALDHARTHVPAVSGWVTILAAEALASRGDTARVRAFLDEVEDLPSPSRGRRARLQAHLVANAAAGARALAVRFREQATEPGERAEMAVAAARGARAAGDASAAMELLRAAMREAPASGPAIEAARTIGGMAGLTPADRLAIATVYDRHGNKARAADGYRAWLAANPTDAPVRLRLANALFAAGRYAEVDAAARPLFGAAPETAAQAMYVTGRAQFRRGARAEARQTWVTAAERFPGVAPAAEALFMVADMSHDAGDATGARAAYRRVADRFPATERAGLALMRLGGMAFLARDYAGAAAAFDQYRTRTPSGSFWPQAAYWAARARAARGDSAGAGALYREVRTREPLSYYALRSAERLRQPYWPIPLRQDPADDAAARDKVAGWMYGVDLLRAAGLDTEAAAEVDRRIREAADDRALLYPLAEAVNERGYTSAGIRVAIKMQEGGEPVSARLLRILYPIPYRGIIDGEARRNDLQPALVAAMIRQESWFNHKATSGPGARGLMQVMPETGRGLATGAGLRQWNAELLYNPEINVALGTRFLADQMRAYRGSLPSVFSAYNAGPARVTRWRQLPEYRDEELFTERIPFQETRDYVKILTRNTAIYRGLYGGAGE